One genomic window of Camelina sativa cultivar DH55 chromosome 5, Cs, whole genome shotgun sequence includes the following:
- the LOC104784554 gene encoding probable cytochrome c oxidase subunit 5C-1, with protein MAGHKVAHATLKGPSVVKELIIGMALGLAAGGLWKMHHWNEQRKTRAFYDLLERGEISVIAAQE; from the coding sequence GGACACAAAGTTGCGCATGCTACATTGAAGGGTCCTAGTGTTGTCAAGGAGTTAATTATCGGTATGGCACTCGGTTTAGCTGCTGGTGGTCTCTGGAAGATGCACCATTGGAACGAACAGAGGAAAACCAGAGCTTTCTATGACTTGCTTGAGAGAGGTGAGATCAGTGTCATTGCTGCCCAAGAGTAG